The Paenarthrobacter aurescens region AGCACGATCATGACCACGAACAGCACAATGCTCTGGACGAGACTATTCTCTTTTTCAATGGGGGCGCTTGTGGCGTTCTTGGACATTCATTCCTCCTCGGCCCCGCAGGGCTCAAAATCTGTGACGGCAGCGGAAGCCTTAGTAGGCAGATGAACCCTGTTCACCTTTGACAATGGCAATTCCGGAGCTCGCTCCGATACGTGTTGCACCAGCAGCAATCATAGCCTGTGCATCGGCCAGGGATCGCACTCCACCGGAGGCCTTGACCCCCAGGTCAGGTCCAACGGTCCTGCGCATCAGCGCAACGTCCTCCACGGTTGCGCCGCCGCCGTTGAATCCGGTGGACGTCTTGACGAAGTCAGCCCCCGCTTCAACAGCGGCCTGGCAGGCGATGACCTTCTGGTCATCGCTGAGCATGGATGTTTCGATGATGACCTTCAGGATGGCTTCACCGGCGTGGACAACCTCGGACACGGCCCTGATGTCATCCACCAGCGCGCCCTTGTCATTCGCGCGCGCGGAAGCCATGTTGATCACCATGTCGATTTCATCGGCACCGTCCAACACGGCACCGCGGGCCTCAAAGGCCTTGACGTCGCTGGGGGTGGCGCCCAGTGGGAACCCGATCACCGAGCACGTGAGCACACCGGAACCCTTGAGGGCCTTGGTGACGGTCTTGACCCACACCGGGTTCACGCAGACTGACTTGAACTTGTACTCAACGGCCTCCGCGCACACCTTGAGGACGTCAGCCTCGCTGGCCTCCGGCTTCAACAGTGTGTGGTCAATGTAGGAGGCGATATTTGCAGGGGCGACGGCTTCGTTGCTCATGGAATCCTTCCGTGCAGGGCGTGGCCGGCCCGGTGGCCGCAGGGTTGTCACTGCCCGTCAAAGGACCATCTTGCCACAAACCCGTGCGCGCACCCGTGGGCCTTCGCCTGCGGCAGCGCCAGCCTCAGCCGGTAGCGATTCAGGCGGCCATGAGCGCCGGCTCGTCCTCTTTGCCGGCGCTCAGGAGCAGGCCCGAGGCACACAACATTGCGGAGGATTCGGCGGAGAGAAGCAGGCCCAGCCGAAGCCCGTCG contains the following coding sequences:
- the deoC gene encoding deoxyribose-phosphate aldolase, which produces MSNEAVAPANIASYIDHTLLKPEASEADVLKVCAEAVEYKFKSVCVNPVWVKTVTKALKGSGVLTCSVIGFPLGATPSDVKAFEARGAVLDGADEIDMVINMASARANDKGALVDDIRAVSEVVHAGEAILKVIIETSMLSDDQKVIACQAAVEAGADFVKTSTGFNGGGATVEDVALMRRTVGPDLGVKASGGVRSLADAQAMIAAGATRIGASSGIAIVKGEQGSSAY